The segment GTGTCCATGCAGGCAAACGATCGCGGGCAGCGGAGCGGATCGCTCGTGCGGCACAAAGTAGTAGACCGGGGCCCAATAGGATTGCTCGGTGCGAACATATATTTTGTGCCGCGTAAAGGTTTCGAACTGTTTCTCTTCGTCCCATTTGACTTCCAGCGGCACCCGCTGCGGCATCGTCCCCAACAAATCGACGACGACGCTTTGCAATTCGCGCTGCCACTGCTGATGCTCCGCAACCGTCGAAGCATCCCACTGCATCGAAGGGGTGATTTGATCGGCCAAATGAGTAAAGCTGTCGACGATGCGGTGGGGAACCTCGATCGTCGACGGTTCTTCGGCATACAGGACCGTCCCGGTATTCTCAGAACGATTGGCGAGCAACAGCCCCAACGTAACAAGCAAAAACAATGAACGACGCAATCGGCAGCAGGTTTTCAACATCGTCAGCGATTCTTTCCATAGGCGGGGCACTGCGTTTGGCACCCGTGGTTCGGGTACCCAAGCACAGCGTGTGAAGCAGAAAAAACGCGAGCCGTCCTGGACAGCGGTTTGCGCTGCTGCCGCGGATGGCTCGCGTTTCGGGAACGTCAATATAACTGTTTGTACGGACTACATGTTGATTTCGTAGCCCTTGCGGTTTTCGCGGGCCAGGAACGAATTGGCTTGGGGGTCGCCGACGATCTCTCGCTTGTTCGGATCCCAGTTCAAATCTCGCCCAAGCCGCATCGCGATGTTCGACAGATGGCAGATCTCCAGCATCCGGTTGTGCGACCAGACATCCGAAATCGGCTGTTTTCGTGATTCCATCGCTTCGATAAAGTTGGCGGTGTGGTTCGCGCTGACCTTTCCGCCGTAAACCTCTTCGATCGCTCCGTCGGGAAGTGGATTGTCTTTCAAATCCTCAACGGGCTTGCCGACAATCTTGCCGCGGTTGACAAAGAAGCGTCCTTCGGTGCCTTCGAATAGGATGCCGTTGTCACCTTCGCTGGTGATAATCATCTCGACATCGTTAGGCATGTCGACGCGGAGCTTGAACTTCGTGGCCGCGTTGTATTGGTCGTTGACGACGGGATAGCCGTCCTTGTGCTCGACCGGCAACGTGTACTCAAGCGGCGAAATCTTGCTCGGCCCAGTATCACTCGCTCCGAGTGCCCAGCATGCGATATCGACGTGGTGGGCACCCCAATCGGTCAATTTACCGCCAGCGTATTCGTGCCAATTTCGGAACGCGTAGTGACAATTGCTGTACAGCGGTACGCCGCCGCCATAGCCTTTACGCATTTCCGGAAGCGCTCGGTACTCGACCTTTGGTGCAGGGCCGAGCCAGAAATCCCAATCCAGTTCGCTCGGAACCGGAGCGACCGGAATCACCGGAGATGCTTCCATTCCGTTAATTCCACACGTCACCTTTTTCACGGTTCCGATACGGCCATGTTTGATCAATGCGACCGCTTGCAAGAAACGCTGGCTCGACTCGGATCGCTGCATCGTGCCGACTTGGAAAACGCGGCCGGTTTCTTTGACGACCTTTTCGATCAACTTGCCTTCGGCGATCGTCAGCGTCAACGGTTTTTCACAGTAGACGTCCTTGCCCGCGTACATCGCTTCGACCGAGATCTTGGTGTGCCAATGATCCGGAGTGGCGATCATCACCGCATCGATGTCCTTCCGATCCAAGATCTTGCGATAGTCCTTGTACGAATCGGGCTTCTTGCCTTGATTCTTCTGAACCTTCTCGACATTCGCTCCCAATACATTGGAATCGACATCCGCCAGAGCGGCGAAATCCGCAAACTTGAACGACTTGCTGGTGATCGCCCAGCCTTGGTTGCGTAACCCGATGGTGGCAAAAACCGGACGGCTGTTAGGCGACTCGTTGGCAAACACGTTGCGGGGCGATGGAAACAGCGCTGTAGCGGTCCCTGCCGCGGCGACACCTTGCAGAAAACGACGGCGATTGGCGGTGCGAGGGGTGGTCATTAAGTGAATTCCTATGGGTGAGATAGCGTGGATGGACGGATGGGAAGGAACAAGCAGAGGACCGTAGGGTTGGGAACCACGGTGCCTGCGACGACTTCAAGACGTATCGGTACGTCGAGCACCCATAATAACTGGTTTTGTTCGGCAATCCCACACAGAGCCGCTTTTATGGGCAGGATCGGTCACAAAAATAAGTCGACTTCACCATCGCCGTGTGATATCGCAATGCCAGCGACTTTAGGCACTAGCCGGGGTAGCTTTCGCAGCGGCGTTGGGCCTTGCACGGTAAATGTCCAACGTTTCACCCGACGCGCCACGCGGTCCCCGCGCCGCGATCTCGCTCTAATCGCATTGGGCGTCGTGCCGCGGGCACAATCTAAGCGGGCTGACTAAGGGGCCGATCTCGATCGCCTGGCCGCTGGGATGCCACCCATCGAACGCGCCCGCCATGTACAGATATGCAGCGACGGTTGCCGGATCGACTGAATTTTCAGCATCGGTTTCGACATATTTTCCGCGGATCGCCGCCGTCGCAAATCATGGACGACCCGCGGGCAACTACACTCGGGTTTATTAAATGGGGGGCACCGCATAGCAACAGATAAAACCAGAGAGTGACAACATGTTCGATAGTATTCGGCAGACCTTGAATGCTCGCCTTCCCTTTGTCATTGCGACGGCTGGCGAATTTTTCGCGTTGTACTATTGGCTTCTGCTGTTTGATCAGTCCTCTTACGTGATGGCGACGCTCGTCTTGTGGGCGGGATTTTTAGTCGAGCGAGTAGCGGTTCTGTATTGGGTCAAAGAAAACTTTGGCGGCGGCGTTGGTATCGCAGCGGATCACAAAACGTGGTGGCAGAAGCTGATTGGGTTGCTATTGATCTGCCTGAGCGAAATTACTGTTTGGGTCGCGTTCGTTTTTGCCCAGCACTATTTTGGTTGGACCGCCGCCTTCTTGGTGCTGTTTGTCGGCGAGCAAATCGAACACAGCATTGAACTCGGGTTGTTATCGCAAACCAGTTGGCTGAATTTTGTTGCGTCTCGGCAAGCGACGGTGATCACCGTGCTGGAAACGCTCGGAGGAATTGCGTGGCTGTATTTGGTGCGTCACGACCAGGCTCAGTTGGGCGGCATGATGCTGTTGATCGGATTGACGATCGAGCATGTGATCCAAGGCGACGCGATCAAACGCAGGCTGAAGGCCAAGCAAAATCAGGGCGACGATCCTTCCGACACGTCCGCCGATGCAGCCAAGCAACCTAGGTTAATTGGGACCGCTCCGGTCGTCGGCGGCATCATCACGGTGGCGATCGCCGCCGTGCTATTCACCGTGCTGAATCCCTTCTGTTTCCGGATCCTGTCGCCGCCACCAACCATCGACGCGCCAGTAACCTACTTGAAACAAAATTGGTCCGCGGAAAAACGCGACGAGTTTTATCATGCGCCGCAGGGCACCGTGCTGATGAAGTCAGATTGGTTCATGGCGTTAGAACAGCCCACGATCAAGTTTGTGGGGCGAGTCGGGCTGATGTCCGATCAGGACTATTTGGCGCGATTCGGCTTCTTAAAAGACGTCCAAAACGATGAACATAACTCGAATGATTTGCCCGTCGGGTTCGCGGTCGGCGAAGTCACGATGCCTGATGATGGATCCAAACAAAATGTAGTTGGGCTGACGTGTGCGGCGTGCCACACCGGCGAACTTCATTATGCGGATCATCATTTGCGAATCGACGGGGCCGCGGGGCTGATCGATCTTGAACAGTTTCAAAACGCGGTGGGGGCTGCGTTTTTGTTGACGATCAAAAATCCGCTTCGCTTCAATCGGTTTGCCGATCGCGTGTTGGGCGAGGACCATACGCCGGACGAGCGCGCTGAGCTTAAAGAAAGCGTCAATCGAGTTTTACAGCAAGGACTCGCTGAAAAGGAAGCCAATGCATCACGCGAGATCTATGATGGCTACGACGGTGGCTACGGCCGTACCGATGCGTTGGCGAAGATTGCAAATTTCGTGTTCGGCACTCAATTGGACAATGACAATTTGCAGATCGGCAGTGCGCCGGTCCGCTTCCCTCCGCTCTGGGATTCGCCTTGGTTCGATTGGGCCCAATACAATGGTTCGGTCGAACAACCGATGGTCCGCAACATTGGTGAAGCGATCGGCGTGCGGGCGCGAGTGAATTTGGATCCACGATCGGAACGCTTTCTCGATTCGACGGTCGATATCGATGGGCTGCACAAAATCGAAACGCTGTTGGCTGGCGACGCGCCGCTACAAGGTTTGCAATCACCTCGTTGGCCCGAGGGGGTGATGGGCGCGATCAACCATACCAAAGCGGCCGCCGGGGCTGCACTGTATCGCGACCTCTGCCAATCATGTCATTTACCGGCGCTAGACACCGACGAGATTTGGGAGGACGCAAATTGGGTGTCCAATGCTGCGTATTCGATGTCGTGGCAATGGAAGCCACCAAGCAAACGGGCGCGTTTCCTGAACCTGCAGGGGGTCAATATTGGCAAAGTGGGCACCGACCCAGGACAGGCAACGAATTTCTTTTCTCGCTACGTTAACACCGGAAAATCGGTACTGCCGTCGGTCACCAAAGGCCTTTACAAGAACCAGCAATGGGAAAACAAGGATTGGTACTCGCCGGTCAAAGGGGCCGACACGACCGAATATCCCGCTACCGTGCTGTCGGTGGGCGAAGCGCTTCAGCGGGTGACCGTTGCGATTGCCCAGCGACACTATGACCGAAAGGGGTGGTCGACAGAGACCCGCGAGCGTTATGATGGGTACCGAAACCCGGGGGCCAGGAACCCCCTCGAGTATCGACCCCGCCCGTTAAACGGCATTTGGGCGTCGCCTCCCTATTTACATAACGGTTCGGTGCGCACGATTTATCAGTTGCTTTGCCCGCCGGAGGAGCGTGATCAAACCTTTTACGTAGGAACGCGGCAATACGATGCGGTTCATTTGGGGTACAAAAACGAACAGGTTCCCGGAGCGTTCCTGTTCGACACGCGAGTCGAGGGTAACTTGAACACCGGCCACGCCTTTGACGCCTTACCGCTGGGCAATGGCGTGATCGGACCGCGATTATCGCACGAAGAACGCATGCAGATACTGGAATATCTGAAATCGATGGGCCCGGCTGGCCCGGTCCCCGAGTCGTTTATCACAGCAGGACGGGAAGCGAGCGAACCAGAAACATCGGTCGAAGATTAGCAATCGCTAACCGGCCTTTTCTGCGAACGAAAAATTAAAGAACTTGCGATGGAGCCTACCGAACACAATACGACCCACAAAACGATAATGACGTTTGGGGACCGGTATCGCACGATTCGGGTGATCGGCGAAGGGACTTTCGGATGGGTGTACGAAGGCTACGATCCGACCCTAAAACGCAGGATCGCGATCAAAGTCCCGAAGCCTCGTGTGGACAAGGGAAGTGCCGAACGGACGCAAAAATACCTTGACGAAGCACTCAGCCTTGCCAAACTGCAGCACCCTGGGATCGTGTCGGTGTTTGACGTTGGCGTGCAAAACGGCAAAGTCTATATCGTCACAGAATTCTTAGAGGGACCGACGCTCTACGAATACCTCAATTCGCACAAGATCAGTCACACGTCGGCCGCCAAATTGATCGCCGATTTGGCGTTGGCATTAGGGCACGCACATACGCAGATGGTTGTCCACCGCGACGTCAAACCAGGCAACGTGATCATGACCAAAGATCGTGGTCCGGTGTTGGTGGATTTCGGTTTGGCGATTGCCGAGGACAACGACGGCAGCCAGATCGGTGACATCATGGGCACGGTTCAGTACATGGCGCCCGAACAGGTCGAGGGCCAGGCGCATCGCATCGATGGACGTACCGATATTTATGCCCTCGGCGTGCTGTTGTACCAACTGTTGACCGGACGGGTGCCGTTTCGCAGTTCGAACAAGAACGAAATTCGACGGCAAATTTTGCAGGACGATCCGCAGCCACTGAGGCAATTAGCACCGGACGTTCCTGAAGCCCTGCAGCGTATTTGTTTGCGTGCGATGTCGCGGTCAATTTCGAAACGCTATTCGACCGGTCAAGATTTAGCTGATCGATTGAACCAATGTTTGTCATCTTCGATCAAGGCGGATTCGTCCGATGAATTCTACTCCGAGAACGAAGGCAACAATTCCACCCCGACTCGGCCGTTAGATCACGCCGAACGGGGTGCCGCCGCAAGCGTGGATCCGACCAACGAGAGCACCTATTCCGTCTCTGACAGCCTGTCGAGCCAATCGGCCGACGGCGAAAAATCGACATCGGGGTCACAGGGATCCGGTTCCACCGTTTCAGGGCGGCGGCACGTCACGGTGCTGCGAATCAGTGCGGTTGCGAAATCCCAAGATCCCGCCGGCGGTGACCCCGACGATCAGATCGAAACGCTCAATGAACTACAAATCGCGGTAAACGAAAAAGCAAGGACCTACTGCGGCAGTCTGTTGTACAGCGCAGGCCAAGAGTTTTCGGTCTGCTTTGGCTACCCGCTCAGCTATGAAGACGCGCCACGGCGAGCGACCGACATGGCGGTGGACTTGAATGAGCAATTTCAAAGTCGCCTGACAAACGATCGTCGTCGTACCGAGATGCAGTTGGACGTGTGGTTTTCCATTCATAGCGGCATGATTGTCGTCATGGGCGGCGATGCCCAAAACTTGGTGGGCGACGTCTTTTCATTGGTCTCCAAAATTGATCGCGAAACCGAACCCAACGAGGTCGTGCTGAGCGAAGATACCTTGCGATTGGTAGGACATCATTTCGACACCGAGAGGCTCTCGGCTACCTGCGGGCTGCGGAACGATCAACCGACGTCGCTGTATCGAGTGCGTGGCCGCCGTGCCGCCGCCACGTCGGATCAAGTCGCGGACGAAACAGAACGAACGCCGCTGGTCGGACGCGATCAAGAAGTCAGCATGTTGCTTGATCGCTGGGAATTGACGTCCGAAGGTGTCGGGCAGCTGGTCGCGCTGATCGGTGAAGCGGGCTTGGGGAAATCGCGTCTGATCCAGATCATCAGAGAATACGTGACGCAGCAATTTGCGGCTAAAAACAAACCGTCCAACAAACGACCTCCGATTTTGGAATGGAATTGTTCGCCCTACCATACCGCCAGCGCCTTTCAGCCAGTCAAGGAATCGTTGATCCGGTGGTTGGATCTCGATCCCGAATCGACCGGCGACGAACGTCGGCTGCGAGTCGACCAGCACTTGCAATCGATCGGGATTTCACGGCCCGATTCGCTGCCGATTCTGTTGGAATTGCTGTCGCTGCCAGCGGACCCAAAATTGGGCCCTCCCAAGATGGCGTCGTCGAAAAAGAAAGAATTGACGGTAAACGTCATCTTGAATTGGGTCATCGGGCTGGCCCAGCAACAGCCTCTGTTGTTCATCGTCGAGGATTTGCATTGGATTGATCCTTCGACGCTCGAAATTTTGTCTCGGATCGCGGATCAGCCGATGGATGTGCCTTGTTTGTGTCTGCAAACATTTCGGCCCGAGTTTACGACGCCGTGGACCAGTCGAGCGCATCAAAGTCAGATCGCACTAAACCGACTGACTCGCGCGCAAGCCGCTCAGATCATTCAATCACGGCTGGGCGACGGGCATATCGCCAAAGGCACCATCGCTCGCATCATTGAACGAACCGATGGCATCCCATTGTTTGTCGAAGAGTACGCCAAGATGTTGGCCGAATCCGACATCGAAACCTATGATTCTCATACCGACATGCATGGTTCGTCACTGTTGACCGCACGCAGCAGCGATGAGATCCCTTCGTCATTACAGGATTTGTTGACCGCGAGATTGGATCGGGCGGGTGGCGATCAAGGATTTGTACGGTTGGCCGCGACGATTGGACGCGAGTTCTCTTATGAAATGATTCGCGCCGCTGCGGATATGGACGACGTCGCGCTGAAACGAGAACTCGCGATTTTGACCGAAGCCGAGATACTTTATCGACGCGGGACGCTGCCGGATTGCACCTTTCAATTCAAGCACGCATTGATTCAGGACGCGGCGTACGAATCGATGTTGCGTCGTCAACGACAAGAGTTTCATCACCGCATCGCCGACGTCCTGCTCCGCCGATTTCCCGAAACGATGGAGCAGCGACCCGAGGTATTGGCGTCCCACTTCACCCGAGCAGGCATGGATCAAGAAGCCGCACAGTGGTGGGAGGTTGCCGGTGCGTCGGCCGTCGCGAGCGGGGCCTTTGTCGAAGCCATCGAACATCTAAAAGCAGGGCTAACGCTAATCGAACGTTTGCCAGAATCCAGTTTGCGAGACGCACTGGAGTTGAAGATCAACATCTCGCTGGGGATCGCGATCTTGTCGACGATGGGATATGCATCGCCGGATTTGGAATCGATCTACGACCGACGCACCGTGCTTTGCCAAAAACTGGGCGACCCGATGGCTCAGTTGCACGCATTGTGGGCCAAAGGATCTTGGCGAATCGTCAGCGATTACGTGATACCTTGTATCGAAATCGGCCAATCGATGATCGAGATGGGGGAAAAGATCAACGACAACGGCGCTCGCGTCGAGGCGTTGTTCTTGGATGCGATTGGACGATACTATCATGCCGAATTTGCCTCGTCGCTGCAGTCCACCGAAATGGGAGTGCAGTGGTTTGATGCGGACAAAGCGATGTTCCATCTTCGCCGTATCGGCCAACACGCAGGCGTCGCACATCTGTGTTACAGGGGGCTGAACCAATGGCATCTTGGGCTGCCGAATTCGGCAATGAAGTCGATGCAACAAGCGTTGCAGATGGCGGAAACCTTGGACCATCCCTTTAGCGTCGCATTTGCACTGCATCATCATTCGTGGTTGTCGGTGTCGATGGGACGCGGCGACGAAGCGGTGAGGATGGCCGATCGCCAGATCGAAGTTTCGCAGCAACAAGCGTTCTTTTTCTGGGAAACCACCGCGATGTTGTACCGTGCGGGCGGATTGCTCTGCATCGGCGACATGCAATCGGCTAACGACACGCTCGATCAAGCGATCCCACGCTACCAGATGACTGGTGCCCGATTAGCCGTCCCGTTGTACATGAGCTACTTGGCGTCGGCTAAACGCCAATCCGGTGATTTTGCAGCAGCAGAAGAGGCGATTCGCCGTGGATTGGAGGCCGCCAATACCTTCGAGGACCGTTTCGCGTTGCCGGAATTGTGGCGTCAGCAAGCACATTTGGCGGAATCACAAAAGGATCCCGATCAAACCGCCGATTGCTTTTTGAAGTCGGTGACGATCGCACGTGATCATCAAGCCGTGGCGGACGAGCTTGCTACTTGGATTTGCGTGGAGCGTTGGATGAACAATTCCGATCTGAAATCGATCGGCGAGTCATCGTCAACGTCGTATTCAATCAAAGACGTCAGAAAGATGATCGAGACATTGCGAGACCAAATTGAACCCGCCGACTTTGCGATCCCCGTGCTCGATTAATTTGTCGCTGCACGCCACGCAATAAACGATTTCGTAGCGGAACTCGTCAAGAGTTTCGGGGGCCTCCGCGCGGAACTCGCGGGCGGCTTGTTAATTTAGTCGTACGATGGACTTCCTCGTCCGTCGAATGCACCATTGACGGACTAGGAAGTTCATCATACACCCCTTGCCGCAGAAAACTTCATTAATTCAACAAGCCGTCAAGAGTTTCGAGGGCCTCCGGCGCGGTACGAAAGTCTTGACGACTTCCGCTACGGGGAATCTGCAAAACCGGCTAATGTATGTTTCGTAGCTACCTTCGCCAGAAGGTGGTGACCCGCGATTGCCCGGTGGCGGTCCACGCTCTGGCGAGCGTAGCTACGGAACGCAAATTGGCCGTCCGGCTTGGCTATTGCCAGTGCTTGTTCAGCAAGTATTGGTTGTCTTTGCCGTGCTGTAGCCATTCGTCGTACTCCGCTCGAGAGCGGAAGGGAGGGATGTGGTGTGGCTGCAGTTTCTCGGATGTTTTTACGAGCGGCGCAGGTGACGCCGGGATTTTTGCGGCCAGTTCGTTCTTGATCGAATCGAACTTTGGATCCTGCGCCAAATTGTGCCACTCCTCGGCATCGGATTGATGGTCATACAGTTCTTCGCTGCCGTCGATGTACCGCGTGTACCGAAAGCGTTGGCTGCGTACAGAGAACTCGCCAAAGTCGTAAGTGGTCAGCGCGACGTGATCCCATTTTGCATCGGGTTTCTTGAGCAGCGGTGCCAGACTGTGACCATCAATTTCGTTGTTTACCGGCAGCCCACAGACATCGACAAGCGTTGGATAGATGTCTTGCAACGAAACGGGGCGATGGCACCATTGCCCATCCGCCGAACCGTCTCGCAGTCCGTGTGCACCCTTGGGAACATGGATCATCAAAACCGAACGCACCACGTTGTCCCAAAGCGCGAACTTACGCCAATGCTGTTTCTCGCCAAGTTGCCAGCCGTGGTCGGACCACAACACGACGACTGTATTTTCACGTTGGCCGCTGGCGTCCAGCCCATCAAGCAAACGCCCAAACATCGCATCGGCAAACGCAATCGATGCCAGATACCCCTGCACGGCTCGTTTCCACTGCCCCGCTTCGATGACATGCTGGTGGTAGCCACCGCCACGAAACGCGATGTCCTTTGCTCGTGACCCCACATCGTCAAGGTCGTTCTCCATTCGCTTGGGCAGGACGACGTCATCAAGCGGGAACATGTCAAAATACTTGCGAGGCACGTACCACGGCAGGTGCGGTCGAT is part of the Novipirellula caenicola genome and harbors:
- a CDS encoding Gfo/Idh/MocA family protein, which produces MTTPRTANRRRFLQGVAAAGTATALFPSPRNVFANESPNSRPVFATIGLRNQGWAITSKSFKFADFAALADVDSNVLGANVEKVQKNQGKKPDSYKDYRKILDRKDIDAVMIATPDHWHTKISVEAMYAGKDVYCEKPLTLTIAEGKLIEKVVKETGRVFQVGTMQRSESSQRFLQAVALIKHGRIGTVKKVTCGINGMEASPVIPVAPVPSELDWDFWLGPAPKVEYRALPEMRKGYGGGVPLYSNCHYAFRNWHEYAGGKLTDWGAHHVDIACWALGASDTGPSKISPLEYTLPVEHKDGYPVVNDQYNAATKFKLRVDMPNDVEMIITSEGDNGILFEGTEGRFFVNRGKIVGKPVEDLKDNPLPDGAIEEVYGGKVSANHTANFIEAMESRKQPISDVWSHNRMLEICHLSNIAMRLGRDLNWDPNKREIVGDPQANSFLARENRKGYEINM
- a CDS encoding protein kinase domain-containing protein, whose product is MEPTEHNTTHKTIMTFGDRYRTIRVIGEGTFGWVYEGYDPTLKRRIAIKVPKPRVDKGSAERTQKYLDEALSLAKLQHPGIVSVFDVGVQNGKVYIVTEFLEGPTLYEYLNSHKISHTSAAKLIADLALALGHAHTQMVVHRDVKPGNVIMTKDRGPVLVDFGLAIAEDNDGSQIGDIMGTVQYMAPEQVEGQAHRIDGRTDIYALGVLLYQLLTGRVPFRSSNKNEIRRQILQDDPQPLRQLAPDVPEALQRICLRAMSRSISKRYSTGQDLADRLNQCLSSSIKADSSDEFYSENEGNNSTPTRPLDHAERGAAASVDPTNESTYSVSDSLSSQSADGEKSTSGSQGSGSTVSGRRHVTVLRISAVAKSQDPAGGDPDDQIETLNELQIAVNEKARTYCGSLLYSAGQEFSVCFGYPLSYEDAPRRATDMAVDLNEQFQSRLTNDRRRTEMQLDVWFSIHSGMIVVMGGDAQNLVGDVFSLVSKIDRETEPNEVVLSEDTLRLVGHHFDTERLSATCGLRNDQPTSLYRVRGRRAAATSDQVADETERTPLVGRDQEVSMLLDRWELTSEGVGQLVALIGEAGLGKSRLIQIIREYVTQQFAAKNKPSNKRPPILEWNCSPYHTASAFQPVKESLIRWLDLDPESTGDERRLRVDQHLQSIGISRPDSLPILLELLSLPADPKLGPPKMASSKKKELTVNVILNWVIGLAQQQPLLFIVEDLHWIDPSTLEILSRIADQPMDVPCLCLQTFRPEFTTPWTSRAHQSQIALNRLTRAQAAQIIQSRLGDGHIAKGTIARIIERTDGIPLFVEEYAKMLAESDIETYDSHTDMHGSSLLTARSSDEIPSSLQDLLTARLDRAGGDQGFVRLAATIGREFSYEMIRAAADMDDVALKRELAILTEAEILYRRGTLPDCTFQFKHALIQDAAYESMLRRQRQEFHHRIADVLLRRFPETMEQRPEVLASHFTRAGMDQEAAQWWEVAGASAVASGAFVEAIEHLKAGLTLIERLPESSLRDALELKINISLGIAILSTMGYASPDLESIYDRRTVLCQKLGDPMAQLHALWAKGSWRIVSDYVIPCIEIGQSMIEMGEKINDNGARVEALFLDAIGRYYHAEFASSLQSTEMGVQWFDADKAMFHLRRIGQHAGVAHLCYRGLNQWHLGLPNSAMKSMQQALQMAETLDHPFSVAFALHHHSWLSVSMGRGDEAVRMADRQIEVSQQQAFFFWETTAMLYRAGGLLCIGDMQSANDTLDQAIPRYQMTGARLAVPLYMSYLASAKRQSGDFAAAEEAIRRGLEAANTFEDRFALPELWRQQAHLAESQKDPDQTADCFLKSVTIARDHQAVADELATWICVERWMNNSDLKSIGESSSTSYSIKDVRKMIETLRDQIEPADFAIPVLD
- a CDS encoding di-heme-cytochrome C peroxidase; the encoded protein is MFDSIRQTLNARLPFVIATAGEFFALYYWLLLFDQSSYVMATLVLWAGFLVERVAVLYWVKENFGGGVGIAADHKTWWQKLIGLLLICLSEITVWVAFVFAQHYFGWTAAFLVLFVGEQIEHSIELGLLSQTSWLNFVASRQATVITVLETLGGIAWLYLVRHDQAQLGGMMLLIGLTIEHVIQGDAIKRRLKAKQNQGDDPSDTSADAAKQPRLIGTAPVVGGIITVAIAAVLFTVLNPFCFRILSPPPTIDAPVTYLKQNWSAEKRDEFYHAPQGTVLMKSDWFMALEQPTIKFVGRVGLMSDQDYLARFGFLKDVQNDEHNSNDLPVGFAVGEVTMPDDGSKQNVVGLTCAACHTGELHYADHHLRIDGAAGLIDLEQFQNAVGAAFLLTIKNPLRFNRFADRVLGEDHTPDERAELKESVNRVLQQGLAEKEANASREIYDGYDGGYGRTDALAKIANFVFGTQLDNDNLQIGSAPVRFPPLWDSPWFDWAQYNGSVEQPMVRNIGEAIGVRARVNLDPRSERFLDSTVDIDGLHKIETLLAGDAPLQGLQSPRWPEGVMGAINHTKAAAGAALYRDLCQSCHLPALDTDEIWEDANWVSNAAYSMSWQWKPPSKRARFLNLQGVNIGKVGTDPGQATNFFSRYVNTGKSVLPSVTKGLYKNQQWENKDWYSPVKGADTTEYPATVLSVGEALQRVTVAIAQRHYDRKGWSTETRERYDGYRNPGARNPLEYRPRPLNGIWASPPYLHNGSVRTIYQLLCPPEERDQTFYVGTRQYDAVHLGYKNEQVPGAFLFDTRVEGNLNTGHAFDALPLGNGVIGPRLSHEERMQILEYLKSMGPAGPVPESFITAGREASEPETSVED
- a CDS encoding sulfatase, coding for MNGPLMKNRLQPFLICLFVLASCASSIGQDQRPNVLFVSVDDLNDWIEPLKGHPQAITPNFTRFRQRSVCFTNASCPSPGCNPSRTAIMTGLAPYTSGVYSNYQDWREAIPNRRTIGAYFRQHGYFSSGAGKIFHYHMVDPQCWDEYWPSQQQNMPEEAFPDFSKSTLATAENPTPKTMNMPAFHQMYGMFDWSALDIPDEQMGDFKSVDYVLRQLNEPRDKPLFLACGIYRPHLPWYVPRKYFDMFPLDDVVLPKRMENDLDDVGSRAKDIAFRGGGYHQHVIEAGQWKRAVQGYLASIAFADAMFGRLLDGLDASGQRENTVVVLWSDHGWQLGEKQHWRKFALWDNVVRSVLMIHVPKGAHGLRDGSADGQWCHRPVSLQDIYPTLVDVCGLPVNNEIDGHSLAPLLKKPDAKWDHVALTTYDFGEFSVRSQRFRYTRYIDGSEELYDHQSDAEEWHNLAQDPKFDSIKNELAAKIPASPAPLVKTSEKLQPHHIPPFRSRAEYDEWLQHGKDNQYLLNKHWQ